ACCGAGATCGTCATGTCGAGCGTCTTCGCGTGAGCCCCCCGGAGGCCACCGAGACTGAGCGGCTTCGGGCGCTGGCGCTGGCCCTGGTCCACGCCCTGCGCAGCCCACTGGCCGCGATGAGGGCCGCGGCAGAGGAGGGGCGCGACCAGCCGGCTGCTGCTGCCACGGGAGCCGCTTTCGCGCTGATCGACGAGCAAATCGAGCGCATGGACACGATGCTCGGCGACTTCGCCCTGCTCGCGCGCGCCCGCGCCGCGCGCCGCCGGCCGGTCCACCTCCGCGGCCTGCTCGACCGGGCCTGTCCGGCCATCGCGCCCCGTGTCACCACCGCTGCACTGCCTGTCGCGATCGAGGCGCCCGACGACCAAGAGGTGACGGTCGATCCCGCCCAGATCGAGCGCGCGCTGACTGAGCTCTTGACGAATGCTCTCGAGGCGCCCGGGGTGAGCCGCGTGGCGCTCAGCGCCGTCTACGAGGCCGACGAGCTGCGCTTGGCGGTGAGCGACGACGGAGCGGGGATCCCGGCGTCGATCAAGGCACGGGACGGCGAGCTATTTGTCAGCACCAAGCCGTGGGGGACGGGTCTCGGGTGGGCGGTCTGCCGAATGAGCGCGCGGGCGCACGGCGGCGAACTGACGATTGACAGCGCAGGAGGGCGAACGACTGCCAGCGTCGTGCTTCCCTCGCGCTCAGAGGGGTAGCCGATGCCCAAACGACGCAAGGTGCTGATCGTCGACGACGACCCTGGAGTGTTGCTCAGCGTCGCGCGCGCGCTGCTCGGCGACAACGAGCGCTACGATGTGCTGATGGCGGTGTCTGCCGAGGTGGCGCAGCAGATCATCAACGAGATGACGATCCATGCGATGATCACGGACATCTCGCTGCCGGGGATCAGCGGCATCGATCTCCTCTGCTGGGTCGCCTCGCAGTCGCCGGAGACCCAGGTCGCTGTCCTGACCGGTGCCGACCTCGAGGAGGTCCGCGGTCAGGCCTATCGCGTGGGCGCGCTGAGCATCATCAAGAAGCCCTTTCAGGCCGTCGCCGTGCGCAGTTTGGTCGTCTCGATGATCGACAATACTGGCTCGCTGAGCGGGCGCCTCTCACGGATCTCGGTCGCGGATGTGATCCAGATGCTCTGTCTCAGCCAGCAGACGGCCGCGCTCCACGTCGTCGATGGCAGCGAGACCGGCGTGATCCTGATCGAGAACGGCGAGATCTGCCATGCGATCTGGGGCAGCCTCAGCGGCGAGGCCGCGGTCTTTCGCGCGCTGGCGGCCCGCGACGGGAGTTTTCAGGCCCGCGATGCCCCGAGCGATACCCAGCGCTCGATCACAGAGAACTGGCAACATCTCTTGATCGAAGGCATGCGGCGACAGGATGAGGCGTCGGTGGGACGCGATCCGGACCTCGATAGCGTCTTCGCCGAGGGTGCGGCGACGACCGCGGTTGAAGCCCCGGCACGCGCGAGACGCCTCGATCCGGCGGCGGCGGCGCGGCTGCTGCAAGAGGGCTTCGCCAGTCTCAAGCGTGGCGACCGCGCGGAGACGCAGCGTCTCTGGCAGGAGGCGCTGGCCCTCGATCCCGATAACCACGTCATCGCCGTCAACCTGCGACGACTCGATCAGCAGAGGTCCTAGTCGGCGGCTGGGGCAGAGGGGCAGGGCGAGTTGTTGCAGCCCGGATCACGCCTGGGCCCGTATCAGATCGTCGCCCCGCTGGCGCGGGGTGGCACGGCGCAGATCTTTCTGGCCCAGCTCCCCGGCGCGCAGGGAGAACCGCGAACGGTCGTGCTCAAGGTCCTGCTGCCGCACCTGGCGCAGGATCCCGCGTTCGTCAGGCACTTCGGCGCGACAGCCGTCTTGGCAAGTCGGCTCGATCACCCCAACCTCACGCGCGTGACCGACTTCGGGGAGGCCGACGGACGGTGCTTCATGGTGATGGACCATGTCGTCGGCCGCGACCTGCGTCAGATCCTCGAGGCGCTGCGTCGGCGCCGCGAGACGATGCCGATCTGGGTCGCGCTGCGGATCGTCGGCGCGGTCTGTCGTGGGCTGCACCACGCGCATGAGCTCCGCGACGAGGCCGGCGTGCGCCTCGGACTCGTGCACGGGGATGTCAGCCCTGACAACGTGGTGGTGTCCTACGCTGGCGCGATCAAGCTGATCGACTTTGGGCTTGGGCACGCCGAGCCGTGGGTCGATGCCCCGGGGAGCTCGGGGCTACCGCTCGGCAAGCAACGCTACATGGCGCCCGAGCAGATGTTTCGCCTGAGCATCGACCGCCGCGCTGATGTCTATGCTGCCGGCGCGGTGCTCTATGCGTGCCTGACGGGCTTCCCGCCCTACGGTGGAGCCAACGGCGCGACGCTGCGCCGGCAGGTCCTGCGCGGCGCCCCTGTCCCCGTGCGCCTGATCAATCGAGAGGTCTCGCCCCGCCTGGAGGCCGTCGTGCTGCGCACCCTGGCGCGCGATCCCGGCGCGCGGCACGGCGACGCGCGCTCTCTCTCGGCCGAGCTCGAGGAGATCCTCGGTGCCGGGGAGGATGCCGAGCGTGGTCTGGGTTTCTATGTCGAGTCGCTCTGCGTCGAGGAGGAAGAGGCGGAGGGTCGAAGTGGGCGTCCGGTTGCTCCTCTAAGCGCCGGGCCCCTTCGCGCGGCGCGCGCTGCGCCGGGCTCTCGGGCCCTGCGCGGCCCCCGCGGCGGGAGGGAGGTGCCGCTCGTCGCGGGCTCGCCGGGCGCGCGCGATGCGGCGGCCGAGCACTTCGTCACCGGCCTCGAGCTGGTGCGTCGCCGCGCCTACGCCGAGGCGCTGGTCGAGTGGGAGCGGGCACTCGCCCTCGTCCCAGACGATCGCATCTACCGCCTCAACGTCGACCGGCTGTGCTGCAAGCTCAGGGCGCTGGCGCAGGCCACGCCCGACTAAAGGGCCGACGGGCGCGAGCGATCTAGGCGCGTGGGGGCAGCAGCTCGGCTCGGCTCAGCTCGCCGAGCAGCGCGTCGACGGCGCCGCGGAGGGCCGCGATGCGCGGCTCGGCGAGCGCCAGGCGCGGGTCGTGCTCGAGCTCCCCGGCGAAGGCCACGACCGTGCCGGCGGCGAGGTTGCTCGCCGCGCCCTTGAGCTTGTGGGCGGCGGCCCGCAGCGCCGCAGGATCTGCGGCAGCGAGCGCGCGATCCAGCCCATCCAGCAGCGCCGGGGCCTCCTCGCTGAAGACCGAGGCGAGCAGGCTGACCATCGGGACGTCGCCTTCCCAGCGCTGCAGCAGCGTCTCGGCCTCGAAGGTCTCGTAGCTCGGTGGCGCGGCGACGGGCTCGCGAGGGGGGACCGACGCCGGCTGGGCAGCGATCACAGCCTCTTCTGTACCGGGACCGAGGCCGCCAAGGCAGCGACCGAGGACGGCGGCGATTTCGGCGCGGCTGACCGGCTTGCCGAGGAAGTCGTTCATCCCCGCCTCGAGGAAGCGCCGGCGGTCGCTCGGCAGCGCATGAGCCGTCATCGCCACGATCGGCACCTGGTGATCGAGGACCGCGGACTGCGGATCGCGGATGCGCGCGGTCGTCTCCAGGCCGTCGAGCACCGGCATCTGGATGTCCATCAGCACGGCGTCGTAGCGCCGACGGCTCAGCGTCGCGAGCGCT
The Pseudomonadota bacterium DNA segment above includes these coding regions:
- a CDS encoding DUF4388 domain-containing protein; protein product: MPKRRKVLIVDDDPGVLLSVARALLGDNERYDVLMAVSAEVAQQIINEMTIHAMITDISLPGISGIDLLCWVASQSPETQVAVLTGADLEEVRGQAYRVGALSIIKKPFQAVAVRSLVVSMIDNTGSLSGRLSRISVADVIQMLCLSQQTAALHVVDGSETGVILIENGEICHAIWGSLSGEAAVFRALAARDGSFQARDAPSDTQRSITENWQHLLIEGMRRQDEASVGRDPDLDSVFAEGAATTAVEAPARARRLDPAAAARLLQEGFASLKRGDRAETQRLWQEALALDPDNHVIAVNLRRLDQQRS
- a CDS encoding serine/threonine protein kinase — translated: MLQPGSRLGPYQIVAPLARGGTAQIFLAQLPGAQGEPRTVVLKVLLPHLAQDPAFVRHFGATAVLASRLDHPNLTRVTDFGEADGRCFMVMDHVVGRDLRQILEALRRRRETMPIWVALRIVGAVCRGLHHAHELRDEAGVRLGLVHGDVSPDNVVVSYAGAIKLIDFGLGHAEPWVDAPGSSGLPLGKQRYMAPEQMFRLSIDRRADVYAAGAVLYACLTGFPPYGGANGATLRRQVLRGAPVPVRLINREVSPRLEAVVLRTLARDPGARHGDARSLSAELEEILGAGEDAERGLGFYVESLCVEEEEAEGRSGRPVAPLSAGPLRAARAAPGSRALRGPRGGREVPLVAGSPGARDAAAEHFVTGLELVRRRAYAEALVEWERALALVPDDRIYRLNVDRLCCKLRALAQATPD
- a CDS encoding HAMP domain-containing histidine kinase, which codes for MSPPEATETERLRALALALVHALRSPLAAMRAAAEEGRDQPAAAATGAAFALIDEQIERMDTMLGDFALLARARAARRRPVHLRGLLDRACPAIAPRVTTAALPVAIEAPDDQEVTVDPAQIERALTELLTNALEAPGVSRVALSAVYEADELRLAVSDDGAGIPASIKARDGELFVSTKPWGTGLGWAVCRMSARAHGGELTIDSAGGRTTASVVLPSRSEG